In the Sus scrofa isolate TJ Tabasco breed Duroc chromosome 6, Sscrofa11.1, whole genome shotgun sequence genome, one interval contains:
- the CENPBD1 gene encoding LOW QUALITY PROTEIN: CENPB DNA-binding domain-containing protein 1 (The sequence of the model RefSeq protein was modified relative to this genomic sequence to represent the inferred CDS: deleted 1 base in 1 codon), whose amino-acid sequence MPGKRPLSAAALPGSAKRERKAIALDIKLEVLRRFEMGEKLSQIAKALGLAVSTVATIRDNKEKIKASSQIATPLRASRLTRHRNALMETMERLLRVWLEDHGQRNVALSVSVIQEKAKSLFDDLQREQGASSQTETFSASKGWFVRFRGRHCWPHLKMPSTAPGKEDPYPEVLKSIIQEGEYTPQQVFNVDETGLYWKRMPEGTRLSLEEKTERWVVPSRDRLMLLLGGNAAGDFKLKPLLVYRSENPRALKGYSKPNLPVIWRSNKKAWATRSIFHEWFTCFFCPAVEKHCAQNNLASKALLILDSAPCHPVNLSDLSDKVRVEYLCDSTANLMQPVGQGIASTFKAHYLRRTFEHILEATDGEETAEVGAFWRNYSIMDAVDNIAIAWEELRPATMNSVWKKMWPECVQFQNGSQADSIAQLQGNS is encoded by the exons ATGCCTGGGAAAAGGCCCCTAAGCGCGGCGGCCCTCCCCGGGAGTGCCAAAAGGGAACGGAAAGCAATTGCCCTAGACATAAAATTAGAAGTGTTAAGACGATTTGAGATGGGTGAAAAGCTCAGCCAGATCGCAAAGGCCTTAGGCCTTGCCGTCTCCACAGTGGCTACCATCcgagataataaagaa aaaatcaaagcgaGCTCCCAAATCGCCACCCCCTTGCGAGCATCTCGGCTGACCCGCCACCGAAACGCACTCATGGAGACCATGGAGCGATTGTTGCGTGTGTGGCTCGAAGACCACGGCCAGCGGAACGTGGCCCTGAGCGTCTCCGTTATTCAGGAGAAGGCTAAGAGTTTGTTCGACGACTTACAGCGTGAACAAGGTGCGAGCTCCCAGACGGAGACGTTTAGTGCTAGTAAAGGGTGGTTTGTGAGATTCAGGGGACGCCACTGTTGGCCCCACTTGAAGATGCCCAGCACCGCTCCTGGCAAGGAAGACCCGTACCCAGAAGTATTGAAAAGCATCATCCAGGAGGGTGAGTACACCCCCCAGCAGGTTTTTAATGTAGACGAGACAGGGCTTTATTGGAAAAGAATGCCTGAGGGAACACGTCTCTCGTTGGAAGAGAAAACCGAGCGGTGGGTTGTACCATCCAGGGATCGCTTGATGCTGCTTCTTGGTGGTAACGCGGCTGGGGACTTTAAGCTGAAGCCCTTGTTAGTGTACCGTTCAGAAAACCCCAGGGCTCTGAAGGGGTACTCCAAGCCCAATTTGCCTGTAATCTGGCGCTCAAACAAAAAGGCCTGGGCCACCAGGAGCATCTTTCATGAATGGTTCACGTGCTTTTTTTGCCCTGCCGTTGAAAAACACTGTGCCCAAAATAACCTCGCCAGCAAAGCCCTGCTCATCTTAGACAGTGCACCGTGCCATCCAGTAAATTTGAGCGATCTGTCCGATAAGGTAAGGGTGGAGTATCTTTGTGACAGTACAGCCAACCTGATGCAGCCTGTGGGTCAAGGCATAGCGTCTACCTTCAAAGCTCATTACCTAAGAAGGACTTTTGAGCACATCCTCGAAGCAACAGATGGGGAGGAGACTGCTGAGGTCGGGGCGTTTTGGAGAAACTACAGTATCATGGATGCCGTGGACAACATTGCCATAGCCTGGGAGGAGCTCAGACCAGCCACGATGAACAGTGTGTGGAAGAAGATGTGGCCTGAGTGTGTTCAGTTCCAGAACGGCTCCCAAGCAGACAGCATCGCACAGCTTCAAGGGAACTCGTGA